A region of bacterium DNA encodes the following proteins:
- a CDS encoding DUF72 domain-containing protein, with protein sequence MQPGTIDIGTSGWKFDDWAGTFYPLRVPQTKWLEYYAARFPIGELNSTYYRIAPTSVYEAIARKTPPQFRLFAKVHADVTHKRENPETSLRNLLIALDPLQSDGKLLGLLAQFPGNFRYVPESVDYLKSLRDLCKGIRLCVEFRHRSWAGDEALQQIRELDLTWVSPDEPPLPDLMPRRFVATSDILYVRLHGRNAAAWYNREAGDRYDYEYSTEELTEIGREILAAEAPARRGYVLFNNCYVGKAPRNALWLKNYYAALLETGGDQEPSDGFTLSAH encoded by the coding sequence ATGCAACCCGGCACTATTGACATCGGCACGTCCGGCTGGAAGTTCGACGATTGGGCGGGTACATTCTACCCACTGCGCGTGCCGCAAACCAAGTGGCTCGAATACTATGCCGCTCGCTTTCCCATCGGCGAACTCAACAGCACGTATTATCGCATCGCTCCCACATCCGTGTATGAGGCGATTGCCCGGAAAACTCCGCCGCAGTTTCGGCTGTTTGCCAAAGTCCATGCGGATGTGACTCACAAACGCGAGAATCCGGAAACGTCGCTGCGTAATCTGCTGATTGCTCTCGATCCGCTGCAAAGTGACGGCAAACTGCTCGGCCTGCTGGCCCAATTTCCCGGCAACTTCCGGTATGTGCCGGAGAGTGTGGATTACCTGAAGAGTTTGCGCGATCTCTGTAAAGGCATCCGTCTGTGCGTGGAATTCCGCCACCGTAGTTGGGCCGGTGACGAAGCTCTTCAGCAGATCAGGGAGCTTGACTTGACCTGGGTCTCTCCCGACGAGCCGCCGCTGCCTGATCTGATGCCACGCCGGTTTGTGGCGACGTCGGATATTCTTTATGTGCGTCTGCATGGACGGAACGCCGCGGCGTGGTACAATCGCGAAGCCGGCGACCGCTATGACTATGAATACTCCACGGAAGAACTGACGGAAATCGGCCGGGAGATTCTTGCTGCGGAGGCGCCCGCCAGGCGCGGCTACGTGTTGTTCAACAATTGCTACGTGGGAAAGGCTCCACGCAACGCGTTGTGGTTGAAAAACTACTATGCCGCTTTGCTGGAAACCGGAGGAGATCAAGAGCCGTCTGATGGCTTCACTCTTTCAGCACATTAG
- the hutI gene encoding imidazolonepropionase has protein sequence MADVLIRNIGLLASPRFADRDETLRSVVKIQGAAILIQDGRIADAGPEADVLRRVPQGIPHYDAKGCLALPGLIDCHTHPVFVGNRAAEFHLRNAGKTYLEIAAAGGGIQASARKVQAAPVEQIVAESLPRFHRSLACGVTTIEAKSGYGLDWTGELKLLDALTEIKRRIPQRMHRTFLIHALPSSYANRRAEFCDEVVTRMIPAVAAGKLAAWVDVFCETGAFTVEESRRFLLAAREHGLGCMVHANQFGHSGGALLAAEIGARSAHHLEYLNDAEMDAMAAAGVVAVALPASVFFLGNLPYPSVRTMIAHRMRVAVASDMNPGSSMTESLPFCLTAAAVYCKMTPEELLWSVTLDAARVLDADHDVGSLEVGRHGDVSLWNIPDLESLSYHFGDMRAAAVLMSGDLVWENCDATRHY, from the coding sequence ATGGCAGATGTGCTGATCCGCAACATAGGACTGCTGGCATCTCCGCGGTTTGCTGACCGTGACGAGACACTCCGCAGCGTCGTGAAGATCCAGGGCGCGGCCATCCTCATTCAAGATGGCCGCATTGCTGATGCAGGCCCCGAGGCGGATGTTTTGCGCCGCGTGCCGCAGGGAATTCCCCATTATGATGCCAAGGGTTGCCTTGCCCTGCCCGGCCTGATCGATTGCCACACCCACCCGGTATTTGTCGGTAATCGCGCCGCCGAATTCCATCTGCGCAATGCGGGCAAAACCTATCTGGAAATTGCGGCGGCGGGCGGCGGCATTCAAGCGTCCGCGCGCAAGGTGCAGGCTGCTCCCGTGGAGCAGATCGTCGCAGAGTCGTTGCCGCGCTTTCACCGGTCTCTTGCTTGCGGCGTCACCACCATCGAAGCCAAGTCCGGCTATGGTCTCGACTGGACAGGCGAACTCAAACTGCTGGATGCGCTGACGGAAATCAAGCGGCGCATCCCCCAGCGAATGCACCGCACCTTTCTGATTCATGCCCTGCCTTCCTCCTATGCCAACCGCCGCGCGGAGTTCTGCGATGAGGTCGTGACGCGGATGATTCCGGCCGTGGCGGCGGGGAAACTCGCCGCATGGGTGGATGTCTTCTGCGAGACCGGCGCTTTTACGGTGGAAGAGTCGCGGCGCTTTCTGCTGGCGGCCAGGGAACATGGTCTCGGCTGCATGGTGCATGCCAATCAGTTCGGCCATTCCGGCGGAGCGTTGCTGGCGGCTGAGATTGGCGCGCGCAGCGCGCATCATCTCGAGTATCTGAACGATGCGGAAATGGACGCCATGGCGGCGGCGGGTGTGGTGGCGGTTGCGTTGCCTGCCAGCGTATTCTTCCTCGGAAATTTGCCGTATCCCTCCGTCAGGACTATGATCGCACACCGGATGCGTGTTGCTGTCGCGTCGGATATGAATCCCGGTTCGTCGATGACCGAGTCGCTGCCCTTCTGCCTCACGGCCGCGGCGGTCTACTGCAAGATGACCCCTGAAGAATTGCTCTGGTCGGTGACGCTGGATGCGGCGCGGGTGCTGGATGCGGATCATGATGTCGGTTCGCTGGAAGTGGGACGTCACGGCGACGTAAGTCTCTGGAACATTCCGGATCTGGAATCCTTATCCTATCACTTCGGAGACATGCGCGCGGCTGCCGTCCTGATGAGCGGCGACCTCGTGTGGGAAAACTGCGATGCAACCCGGCACTATTGA
- a CDS encoding enoyl-CoA hydratase-related protein, with protein MTLENLLLEQDGPVAVVTVNRPRALNALNIATMMELETVISDLEKRPDEVRAVIITGAGEKSFVAGADIPEIHELDLIAGKAFAARGLRIYSMIEKLRVPVIAAVNGFALGGGCELAMACHLRIASENAKFGQPEINLGIIPGYGGTQRLPRLVGRGRALDLLLTGRMITAAEALQWGLVNAVVPPAELLPTARKLAADLASKARLASSAILEAVDEGLQVGLDQALQVEENLFSICCGTQDMKEGTSAFQEKRKPEFMGR; from the coding sequence ATGACTCTTGAAAACCTTCTGCTCGAACAGGACGGCCCCGTTGCCGTCGTTACGGTGAATCGTCCGCGCGCTCTGAATGCCCTCAACATTGCGACGATGATGGAACTGGAAACGGTCATCTCCGATCTGGAGAAACGGCCGGATGAGGTGCGCGCGGTGATCATTACCGGAGCGGGGGAGAAGAGCTTTGTCGCCGGTGCGGATATTCCGGAGATTCATGAACTGGATCTGATTGCAGGAAAAGCTTTTGCCGCACGTGGACTGCGCATCTATTCGATGATTGAAAAACTGCGCGTGCCCGTCATCGCCGCGGTCAACGGCTTTGCCTTGGGCGGCGGCTGCGAATTGGCCATGGCCTGCCATCTGCGCATCGCGTCCGAAAACGCGAAGTTCGGCCAGCCGGAAATCAATCTCGGCATCATTCCCGGCTATGGCGGCACGCAGCGTCTGCCGCGCCTTGTGGGTCGCGGACGGGCGCTGGATCTGCTGCTGACCGGGCGGATGATTACCGCAGCGGAAGCTCTCCAATGGGGTCTTGTCAACGCCGTTGTCCCGCCGGCAGAGTTGCTCCCCACAGCCCGCAAACTGGCCGCTGATCTTGCATCCAAGGCTCGTCTCGCATCGTCAGCGATTCTTGAAGCGGTGGATGAGGGCTTGCAGGTGGGACTCGATCAGGCGCTGCAGGTGGAAGAGAATCTCTTTTCCATTTGCTGCGGCACACAGGATATGAAGGAAGGCACTTCGGCCTTTCAGGAAAAGCGCAAACCCGAATTCATGGGACGCTGA